The segment ATAAGTACTATGCCAGATCTCTCTTAATTCCTGTTCCGTTAATTCGTACGGCTTAATCTTTTTATATTTACCACCCACCCCTTAGATCAATTTTAAACACATTAAATTTTTCTTCCCATTTTCCAGTGGGACCAATTATTCGACCTAAATGGCTTTCACAAGCGGAAATCATTTTTGTTTTGGCTTTACTGGTAATTTGATTATTATATTTAGCCAGCACTAAACCTGTAAGAATATCTGCCAATTGGATTCCCAGGCTTTCATTAGAAGGAAGGGCTTGAACATTTAATATCTTAGAAGACAAATTAGAGAGCATTAAAGACTCCCGAAGTACAGAAAGTCTATCTACTTCCCGATTTTCCTTATGATCAAGAAAAAAACTGTAATTATTAAAGTCATATATCCAGTGATGAAATAACTGGTAGTAAAACTTGTAGAAGCCTAATTCAGCGTCGTTTTTGTTGTAGGTAATATGGTCAACACTTTTAGATTCAATTACGATGATCCTAAATCTTAAAAGATCGAGATTGAAAAACATTTCCAGAACGTCAAGGTATAGATCGAAGTAACTTGGAGAAACTTTTTGCCATTTTAGCTCTCCGTATTTGTTGTGATTCGCAAGTATTCTTTTAAATTCTTCCTTAAAAGTGGCTCTGTAATCAGCAGGCATCCAAATACTTCCTATGCCGACATATTTGTGTGCCGTTTTATCGATTAAAGCTTCTAAACCACTTTCATCACTATATATATTAAAGTCCATAAAGTTCTTTATTTAATCAGTCTTTTCTTTCCAGTTAATAACACCTGCATCAGTCCCTTTTTCTGTTTTTTTAGCTTCAGCAGTTTTTGTTTTAAAACATGGATTTCTTCAGCTGCCGTGTCCAGAACTTTTGTAATTGCCCTTTGCTCCTCAATTCCTGGAAGAATTAAAGTTTCATTCAAAAAAAGCTTAAAATCAAAAGTCATTTTTTCGATATGAACTCCGTAGCTTGATATGTAACATTGATGGTAGAAAAAAGGTGTTTTAGAATACCAGTTAAAGAAATGAATAACCAAAAGATCTTCATTTCTGGTTCTTAAAGCTATATAAGAACCAGAAATTTTCATCCCATCGAAATCTTTGGATGTTAAACCAGAAGCTCCGTGCACGATTTGCATTTTAGAAATTAAAAAGTCGCCTTCCTTGGCCGATCTCAAATTCTTAGTCTTTATTTCATGACCAAAAAGACTTTCTCGATGAAAAAGTCCGCCACTACGCCTCCGAACACTTATCAAAGGATACAATTCCTCATCATCCCATATAAAGTTCCTTTTCACTTCCTTTAAAACCTCCTTGTATCTGTATTCTTTCCATTCCCCGCTAAACCCCGGCAGTCTCTTTTTCCCGCTCAACAATTGTTGAATCAAGCCCTTCTTTCGGAGTTCTTTTCGTTCAATGAGCTAAGTCCAAATTTTCTATAGCCTTGTCCCAGGTCGAAAGAACAGTAGCAATTTTTTGTTGTTCATTCTTACTAGGAATTGCCAAATAAACCTTTTCTAGATCTTTTTGGCCGATATTCGTCCTAACAGCACCCTGTCCTTTAGAGATAATTTGTTTTCGTACTATTGATGTTGAAAACCCATACTTCTTAAAGTCATTTGTTAACACTGCATTTTTAGGTCGACCCCGAATTACGAAGCCTCCAAAAACAACGTCTTCATCCCCCAGATACAATGCTGTTATTCCTATTTCATCATTAGTTTCAGATGTTCTATTAAAGAGAATGTCTCCAGATTTCACTTGATTTTGACGAAAAGCGGAATCGGATAAAATGACCATTCCAGGAATGTTCGAATCTGTAATGACATTGTATTTAATGACTTCCATCACATTAATGAACTTTTTTCCTTTGCCATAACTTTCTTTCTCGGCATTCACGCCATTCTTAAAATCCAAAATTTCTCCTAGGGATTGAACTAGCCAATTCTTTGGGATCCAACCAAGTCTGGTTCTTTTGTAACCAGATCTAACTTCCAGATTCCCTGAAGTTGAAATACTTTCCATCATATGCTTAATCTTCAATGCTGTTTATTTGTTCTAGGTTTCGGTCGATTTCATCCAGAATATATTTAAGATAGCCCTCTGCTATGGAATTGACTTCCTCTGTACTTACTATCTGGTGGTATAGCTTTTTGTAAGCGGGTTGATTACTTCTATTAATGTACACCTCAAATCTTGTGCTTTCAAATCTTATTATTGCTTCCCACCAAACATGAAAGGCATTTACTCCACCTTTTTTAAAATATTGATGTCCGAGTTCTAATTTGTATTCGTTTAGATCAGATCCATCAAAAATGCTCTGCGAAGAAAAATGAGAAATTAAAAAGTCTTCTAAATCTTCCTGTGGTTGGAGCATTCCACCTTTAGAATTGATTGAAATTTTAAAATAATTTTCAGAAAAAAGAGGCGCTACTTTTCGAAATGGCTTTAAAAGAGATTTCGAGACAGGTGCAATGATTTCGTATAAGACCTCCTTTGACTTTATTTGTCTATTGGTAAGTTTTATGGTTTCTTCATCTTCTGCTTCAGCCAACTGTTTTAATAGCTGAAGTCTCTTTTCCAAATCACCCGGTTCTTCCAGATCCTTTCCTTCAATGGCATCTAATACTAACCTTGTGGAACGTAAAAGTACCTTCCCCATCAGATCATAGAAAAATTCTCTGTCGCCACCATAAGCCTGGATATCTGCAAGAGTTTTATAATAACCTTCCTTTTCTTCGTCCTTGATAACCACAGGAGGATAACCGCAGGAAATCAAAATAAGATTAGTGAAAATTCTGGCAGTTCGACCGTTGCCGTCGAAGAAGGGGTGAATGCTTACATAATCCACGTGAAAATCTGAGGCAATGAATAAAGGATGTTTAGCATCTTTTTTCTTGTTGAAAAAAGCGTCAAGGTCAGCATTCGTCCTATTCAATAATCTGTGCATTTCCTCCTGCACCTCTTCGGGAGAGGTAAAATTGATCTTTTCTCCTTTGTAATTGATGATCTCGTTTGGCTGTTCCTTCCAGTTCCCAATCTGTCGTTTTTTGTCAGGATCATTATCTTCCTTTATAATAGCTTTATGGACTTCTATTATTCTTTTTTCGGATAAACGACTTTTTCCACTTCCAATATTCAAAATTTCCCGCACTACTTCATCGTGTCCATTCATCTCTAGAACATCCTTCAGAGGTTTTCCTTCCACAGAGACATTACCAATCATTACGCTGCGGGTTTCATCGCGGGTAAGGGTGCCGCCTTCCATCCTGTTGCTGTAGTAATTCCAGTCAAGGCGAAATTTGTAGTTGACTTTTTTCAGCACCTCTTCAGGTAATTTCCCGTGAACATCGATTTGCTGTTTTAACCCTTCGATTTGCTCTATCAAATTTGTGACTTTCATAGGTGGTTTATTTGGTGCTTTTATTCCTGGAACCCAAGCTCTTTCATATAGCGGTTCATTTCTCCCTCAACTTCTGAAAGTTCTTTTTCTAATTGGTCTATCTCTTTTTGGACAGCAGGAATATCTACTTCTTCTTCTTCTTCAAAAGTATCCACATATCGCGGGATGTTCAGGTTGAAGTCATTTTCCTTGATCTCGTCAAAAGTGGCAACATAGCTGAATTTCTCCTCGATCTCGCCAGGTGTTGTATTTCCGACTGCAAAGTCGCGATAAGCCTGCAGGATTTTTTCTATATGCTCATCCCTTAGTTTATTTTGATTTTTACCGCTTTCAAATTGCTGACTTGCATCGATAAAAAGAACTGCTGTATTCTTCTTATCTGGCAGGTTTCTTTTTTTATTAAACACCAAAATGGCAGCAGGTATGCCTGTTCCAAAAAACAAGTTAGCAGGGAGTCCTATAACCGCTTCCAGAAGGTTTTCTTCTATTAATTGTTGGCGAATTTTGCTTTCGCTACTTCCGCGAAAAAGAACTCCGTGAGGAACCACTACACCTACTTTTCCTGTGTT is part of the Antarcticibacterium sp. 1MA-6-2 genome and harbors:
- a CDS encoding DUF3800 domain-containing protein — translated: MDFNIYSDESGLEALIDKTAHKYVGIGSIWMPADYRATFKEEFKRILANHNKYGELKWQKVSPSYFDLYLDVLEMFFNLDLLRFRIIVIESKSVDHITYNKNDAELGFYKFYYQLFHHWIYDFNNYSFFLDHKENREVDRLSVLRESLMLSNLSSKILNVQALPSNESLGIQLADILTGLVLAKYNNQITSKAKTKMISACESHLGRIIGPTGKWEEKFNVFKIDLRGGW
- a CDS encoding restriction endonuclease subunit S translates to MKIKHMMESISTSGNLEVRSGYKRTRLGWIPKNWLVQSLGEILDFKNGVNAEKESYGKGKKFINVMEVIKYNVITDSNIPGMVILSDSAFRQNQVKSGDILFNRTSETNDEIGITALYLGDEDVVFGGFVIRGRPKNAVLTNDFKKYGFSTSIVRKQIISKGQGAVRTNIGQKDLEKVYLAIPSKNEQQKIATVLSTWDKAIENLDLAH
- a CDS encoding Fic family protein, with the protein product MKVTNLIEQIEGLKQQIDVHGKLPEEVLKKVNYKFRLDWNYYSNRMEGGTLTRDETRSVMIGNVSVEGKPLKDVLEMNGHDEVVREILNIGSGKSRLSEKRIIEVHKAIIKEDNDPDKKRQIGNWKEQPNEIINYKGEKINFTSPEEVQEEMHRLLNRTNADLDAFFNKKKDAKHPLFIASDFHVDYVSIHPFFDGNGRTARIFTNLILISCGYPPVVIKDEEKEGYYKTLADIQAYGGDREFFYDLMGKVLLRSTRLVLDAIEGKDLEEPGDLEKRLQLLKQLAEAEDEETIKLTNRQIKSKEVLYEIIAPVSKSLLKPFRKVAPLFSENYFKISINSKGGMLQPQEDLEDFLISHFSSQSIFDGSDLNEYKLELGHQYFKKGGVNAFHVWWEAIIRFESTRFEVYINRSNQPAYKKLYHQIVSTEEVNSIAEGYLKYILDEIDRNLEQINSIED